CGGGTTCTGGTCTGGTGGCGTTTGCTGCTGCAACGGGCGTGATGCCGCTGGACATGCCGGAATCCGTTCTGGTGCGCTTCAAAGGCAAAATGCAGCCTGGCATTACGCTGCGTGACCTGGTGCATGCGATCCCGCTGTACGCAATCAAACAGGGTCTGCTGACCGTTGAGAAGAAAGGTAAAATCAACATCTTCTCTGGCCGCATCCTTGAGATTGAAGGTCTGCCAGATCTGAAAGTGGAGCAGGCGTTTGAACTGACCGATGCCTCCGCTGAGCGTTCTGCTGCGGGCTGTACCATCAAGCTCAATCAGGAACCGATTATTGAGTATCTCACCTCAAATATCGTGCTGCTGAAGTGGATGATCGCAGAAGGCTACGGCGATCGTCGTACGCTGGAGCGTCGTGTGCAGGGCATGGAAAAATGGCTGGCGGATCCGCAACTGCTCGAAGCCGATGCTGATGCAGAATATGCCGCAGTGATCGACATCGATCTGGCGGATATCAAAGAGCCGATCCTGTGCGCACCAAACGATCCTGACGATGCGCGTCCGCTGTCTGCTGTGCAGGGCGAAAAGATCGACGAAGTGTTTATCGGTTCCTGCATGACCAACATCGGCCACTTCCGTGCTGCTGGTAAACTGCTGGATACGCATAAAGGCCAACTGCCAACGCGTCTGTGGGTGGCTCCGCCAACCCGTATGGATGCCGCGCAGCTGACCGAAGAAGGCTACTACAGTGTGTTTGGTAAGAGCGGTGCGCGTATCGAAATCCCTGGCTGTTCCCTGTGCATGGGCAACCAGGCGCGTGTGGCGGACGGTTCGACGGTGGTTTCCACATCGACCCGTAACTTCCCGAACCGTTTAGGAACTGGCGCGAACGTCTTCCTGGCTTCTGCGGAACTGGCGGCGGTTGCGGCGCTGATTGGTAAACTGCCAACGCCGGAAGAGTACCAGACCTTCGTCGCGCAGGTAGATAAGACGGCGGTGGATACCTACCGTTATCTGAACTTCGATAAGCTCTCTCAGTACACCGAGAAAGCTGACGGTGTGATTTTCCAGACGGCAGTATAAGATATTAAAATGGGGACGTTGTCCCCTTTTCAATCATTAATTATAAACTTTTTCTTATTCTTTATTGAGGAAAGACAATATTTTTTCTTTGGCACTAACATATTCTAAATTATCTTCACGCAACAAAATATGAACTGCTTTATGGCAGTTTGGGCACAGTAAAGCAAAGTCATTAGTAGTCACCGTGTGCGAATTTTTATAGGTGTGCAAAGGTTTTTTATGATGGGCTTCTATATAATTTTTAGAATATGAATTAATAAACTCTAAATTGCATACATCACAAACCCATGGTGCCTTGTTTTTCAACTCTTTAATTACTTGTGCGTTACGCTCAGCAAGTAAGTGCGTAACGAATTTTCTTTCTCCTTCCAAATATTTTGTATCAGTTTTTTTTGGCGGAGGGGCGTCATTGGAATAGCCCCTGGATAAATCTAGAAGCGACAGTATTCTTTTTAATATGACAGATGAATTGTCCATGTCAGTAACTGTGAAAAGGCCCTCAAAGCTCCAGTTATTTGAACTCTCGATGAAAAGTAGAATTGGATAGCAACTAGTTGGTTGATTAATTAGAGCTTTATTGGCATTGTCATTATAACTTATAATACCTTTTTTTGCTTTAAATGAATAACTAAACATAGTTTTATCATTATCCTTCCATCCATCTTCTGCATAACTTCCTTTTTTCGTTTTGATAATAACTGCTTTTAACTCGGGAAATTTACCAATCCAGTTGATACCTTGTTGAGGAGTGTTGTTGATTATCCAGTCTGGTTCTTCGTAAAATTCAGACTGAGTTTGTTTAGAAAACTGTATCAGATCAAAAAGATTTCTCTTAGAGACGAAACTTTTCGGTGTTAAAGTTAGCAGTTGGGAGGGTTTACTTACTTCTATTGTTAATTTCATGATTTTTCCTTCGATGATAAAAGTACTTGTATATAGGTTTCTGATCTTTCCATGTGAATATTAAATAACCGATTTAAATTATATATTGTTGCTTTATTTATAACGATAATTTATATTTATTAACCGTGGTTATCAATGTAAAGAATGTTTTTTTGCTGATTTTTTGAATGTGATAATAATTAAATTGGTTTTTCATATGGTTTAATATGAAAGGATTTGGAGCTTCTTTAAAATTACTATAGTTATTAACTGATGATTAATCCTTACTTGGGTACGGACAAAGACTGTCAAAATTTTTCTTTTTTTGGTTAATGTATCTTTTTTTCTTCCTCTCTGCTGCGATAATTACGCTATTGGCTTTGCAGAGGAAAATACGATGGATTACGAATTTTTACGCGACATCACCGGTGGGGTGAAAGTGCGTATGTCGATGGGCCATGAAGTGGTCGGGCACTGGTTTAACGAAGAGGTCAAAGAAAACCTCGCGTTGCTCGATGAGGTGGAACAAGCGGCACGTACGATAAAAGGCAGCGAGCGGTCCTGGCAGCGTATTGGTCACGAATACACGCTATGGATGGACGGTGAAGAAGTCATGGTGCGCGCCAACCAGATGGAAATCTCGGGCGACGAAATGGAAGAGGGAATGAGCTATTACGATGAAGAGAGTTTCTCACTGTGCGGCGTTGAGGACTTTTTACAGGTCGTGAAAGCCTACCGTGAGTTTATGCAACAGAAGTAACGCACCGGAGCATCCTTGCTCCTGGCGTGTTTTACACGGCCGGAATATTGCGGCCGTAGTAGATTTCGCGCATCTCTTTCCAGAGCAGGTCGGTGATGACCTTTCGCTCCTCTTCGCTTAAATCTTCCGGCTGGGTATGGAACATGTAGTGCTTAAGGTCGAACTCCTTAAGCAACATCTTGGTGTGGAAGATATTTTCTTGATACACGTTCACATCCATCATGTCGTACAGCCCCTTCATGTCCTCAGACATAAAGTTCTGGATCGAGTTGATTTCATGATCAATAAAGTACTTCATGCCATTGATATCACGGGTAAAACCGCGCACGCGATAATCAATCGTCACGATATCGGATTCAAGCTGGTGGATCAGATAGTTCAGCGCATTGAGCGGTGAAATCACGCCGCAGGTCGACACTTCTATATCGGCGCGGAAAGTGCACAGCCCGGCTTCTGGGTGGCTTTCCGGATAGGTATGTACGCAGATGTGGCTTTTATCGAGATGGGCCACCACAGCCTCTGGCAGAGGGCCAGGATGTTCGGTCGGATCGATAAGCTGTGGATCCACAGGCTCTTCGCTCACCAGGATCGTCACGCTCGCGCCTTGCGGCTCATAATCCTGACGCGCAATGTTCAGAATATTGGCTCCGATGATGGAGCAGGTTTCTGACAGGATTTCGGTCAGACGGTTGGCGTTGTAGAGTTCGTCGATATAGGCGATATAACCATCGCGCTCTTCTGCGGTTTTGACGTAGCAGATATCGTAAATACAAAAACTCAGGCTTTTAGTCAGGTTGTTAAAGCCATGCAGTTTCAGCTTTTTCAATTTAGCTCACCTCCTTAGGGGACAGTGCGTCTTGCAAATATTGCGGTAAGGCGAACGCTGCCGTGTGGACGGCCGGATTGTAATAACGGCATTTCAGGTGGGTCTGATGAAAGCGTGCAGCAATGATCTCGGTGGAGAGATGGCGCAATACGTCGTTGTCCGTTGCCCACGCGAAAGTCATGATCCCGCCGTAATAGGTTGGAATCGCAGCCTGATAGAAACTGACATCACCGAAGTAATGGCTCAGTTTGCGATGGCTGTCGATCGCTTCGTCCTGTTGCAGGAAGCAGACGCCGTTCTGAGCAACGAAAATCCCGCCAGGATTCAGGCAGCGTTTGCAGCCTTCGTAGAACGACGAGGTGAAAAGCGTTGCGCCAGGACCAATCGGATCGGTGCAATCGGAGATGATCACGTCAAACGTTTGATGGCTCTGATTCACAAAGTTGACGCCGTCGTCGATCACCAGCGTAAAGCGCGGATCGTCATAGCTGCCAGCGTTGTGATTGG
This sequence is a window from Enterobacter sp. 638. Protein-coding genes within it:
- a CDS encoding HNH endonuclease, with amino-acid sequence MKLTIEVSKPSQLLTLTPKSFVSKRNLFDLIQFSKQTQSEFYEEPDWIINNTPQQGINWIGKFPELKAVIIKTKKGSYAEDGWKDNDKTMFSYSFKAKKGIISYNDNANKALINQPTSCYPILLFIESSNNWSFEGLFTVTDMDNSSVILKRILSLLDLSRGYSNDAPPPKKTDTKYLEGERKFVTHLLAERNAQVIKELKNKAPWVCDVCNLEFINSYSKNYIEAHHKKPLHTYKNSHTVTTNDFALLCPNCHKAVHILLREDNLEYVSAKEKILSFLNKE
- the yacL gene encoding protein YacL, with product MDYEFLRDITGGVKVRMSMGHEVVGHWFNEEVKENLALLDEVEQAARTIKGSERSWQRIGHEYTLWMDGEEVMVRANQMEISGDEMEEGMSYYDEESFSLCGVEDFLQVVKAYREFMQQK
- the speD gene encoding adenosylmethionine decarboxylase, whose amino-acid sequence is MKKLKLHGFNNLTKSLSFCIYDICYVKTAEERDGYIAYIDELYNANRLTEILSETCSIIGANILNIARQDYEPQGASVTILVSEEPVDPQLIDPTEHPGPLPEAVVAHLDKSHICVHTYPESHPEAGLCTFRADIEVSTCGVISPLNALNYLIHQLESDIVTIDYRVRGFTRDINGMKYFIDHEINSIQNFMSEDMKGLYDMMDVNVYQENIFHTKMLLKEFDLKHYMFHTQPEDLSEEERKVITDLLWKEMREIYYGRNIPAV
- the speE gene encoding polyamine aminopropyltransferase → MTDNTVWHETLHDQFGQYFAVDNVLYHEKTDHQDLIIFENAAFGRVMALDGVVQTTERDEFIYHEMMTHVPLLAHGHAKHVLIIGGGDGAMLREVSRHKSIETITMVEIDAGVVSFCRQYLPNHNAGSYDDPRFTLVIDDGVNFVNQSHQTFDVIISDCTDPIGPGATLFTSSFYEGCKRCLNPGGIFVAQNGVCFLQQDEAIDSHRKLSHYFGDVSFYQAAIPTYYGGIMTFAWATDNDVLRHLSTEIIAARFHQTHLKCRYYNPAVHTAAFALPQYLQDALSPKEVS